gcaaagtattgtctaaggagctaaatacaaatgcacatcctacttttcagattctcatttggaaaataaaaaaaattaaaaccatgtgtcattttccttctgctttagtttgtggttttagcATATGATAATGTGAACCAGGCCAAGTGTTATGAATAGTTTTGAAAGCCTTTTAAAAGGTGTTAAAATGTCtatttttagataatttttacATCAGACAGATAACATACCTCCTGTTGTGCTGTTACCTTTGGCTGTATGGTTTTTCTGTGTGTGACTGGATGTGTGTAAAGGAAATGACCAAGGAGTGTGTATCCTATCCCATGTCTGCCCTGAGAGGCCTGGTCACTGAGGGATCCAGCCTGCTGTTGATGCGCCTGATGGCTCTGAGGAAGAAGGTCCCAGAGAACATGATCTTTATCATCTTAGACCAATGTTTACATATAAATCAGACCACTTTTGTAAGTAACTGCAGTGGTGAGAATGCTCCAGGACAACACTGGCATATTTGTGTAAgctgggatgttttttttttgtgttttggtgcaCAATCAGAGTGAGCTGGGCGTGAAGCGGATAGAGGTTTGTGGTGAGGTATTTGGGGTGCAAAGGATGGTTGGTTCTGTGAAGGCCAGCTCCTCCACCTGGCAGTGCTACTTCCTGGATGATGGGTAAGCTCATGACTGTGGCTTTTTCCCCTGCTTGTTGCCTCATTTTAGTAAATACAACCATCTGCTGCCCTCTAAACCCTGAGTGACatagacaaaataaaatgcatataGTTGTTTCTGATCAGGGAGttcatgtctttttatttttaggccATTTGATCAACCCTAATGACATGTTAACCACATTTAGACATCAGTAGATGTCTTCATACAGACATCTTTTTAGCTTCTCCTCTTCATGTTGATTACATGGAAGTCAATGTTGGGTTTTCTACATCAGGACAACCTGAGGGTACACATTGGTCCCATAGTTTTACAACCCCTTAGGACTACAAATGTTGTTATTGGGTCGATATTGCTCTGGGTAAAACTTTAACacttatttagtttttacattattagatacaatttctttcattttaaatttcctACCtaagcaattaaaaaaaatggaaactaaagagaataaaataaaggatatgAGAAATGTCACCCCACTTTTGAacacaaaatgtattatttaaatattggaTGAACCTGGATTTAACTATGAACCCTGATTTGTTAGGGATTGTTAAATGAGGAATCAGTTGCCTTTAAATAGGGGGAATTCCTGAACCTGGAAAAACAATTGTCCTACACAGTCCAAATAATATAAATGCTGCAGAAGTCAGacatgcatgttttaggtgATTGAATGTTTGGGTTTGAATTTTCTCACTGTCATCATTGCCAGCCACTTCTTTCTCTGTGGAACTTTCATGCCGTCAGTCTCACAAACCTGAGGTGTGTAAACTAGGATATTTGGGCCAGGATTTTTGAcctgaatttaaataaaacataagtgAAATGGAagatttggtttcatctgatcaTGAGAAAGTTTATAAATAAGAAATGAAGTTTTTTATGCGTGGAGGTCCTACAAAATAATTTTGATGTTAGATGTGTTTCCTGCATGCATGAATCACATACATTTATCTTGATGAACACTGTCATATGCTGGCCTGGTTCCACAGAGATGAGTAATGCTAGGGTCAGGATGGGTTGTGCATGTAAAAACTAATCTTAAAAATTATGgggtcaaaaacaatgtgtatgtaaagaatGAAATATGTGcatgtgcatattagtcaatagttgtacataagtaaaatccaaaagaggtatattttctctataagaatacaaaataaaatgtgacagcttcaagaaattacaaacacaaagttcaagtttacagttatggtttattctttatgaatacaatatgctataacagcttgtgaatatgatttattttctttgagaatacgaatttacatcaaggacttggtgtcacgtgatctcaggctggttagtggagcacagagttagttgATTCgctgcgcatgcgctgtcacactcctcaccgccagtaaacgtagtgccggaatgggagataattcagtctaaaaggaatattaggaacagagggaaGATAGGGGGCAAATCaaaagtattataaataaagcattgttcttattttcattaaatacaaaactaaaacatagaatatagcgGGTGGAGTTaaacaatgatgtacagtaggtggcagtatgcacctctgaatttgttgcgaaccgccagcagaagaagaagaagcagcagcagtagggccaagatgacggaccaagagcatatattaacgacattaagacatgtacaaactttttaacattacctggctttgtaccgtattttcttggtccatcatcttggcgatagtgctgctgcttcttcttctactgctggcggttcgcaacaaattcagaggtgcataccgccaccgtacatcattgtataactccacccgctatattctatgttttagttttgtatttaataaaaataagaacaatgctttatttataatacttttGATTTGCCCCCTATCttccctctgttcctaatattccatttagactgaattacctcccattccggcactacgtttactgactgtgaggagtgtgacaacgcatgcgcaacgcgaatcgactaactctgtgctccactaaccagcctgagatcacgtgacaccaagtccttgatgtaaattcgtattctcatagacaataaatcgtattcacaaactgttatagcatattgtattcataaagaataaaccataactgtaaacttgaactttgtgtttgtaatttcttgaagctgtaacattttattttgtattcttatagagaaaatatacaatacctcttttggattttacttatgcacaactattgactaatatgcacacatttccatctttacatacacattgtttttgacagcgttcttaccccataaaaAATCCACTTGTGAAACTGTATACTTGAGGTTTTAGTTGAttggaaatgttttctttcatgaGTCGCCTGGCCAGCAGAAAACAGGTGGGGTCTCCAGTCACAATGAAGCTTCTGCAGCAGCCTGCAAAGACAGACAAAGGTAAAACATCCAAATGCTGGTCATTCTGTTCTGCTGTATATTTGCTGATTTTGTACACAGCTTTTTCCATCACATGAATGAGCCGTCCTCCACAGGTTGTTTTTTTGCCTGCTTTGTCAgttaataatataaaataacttTCCATGATGTGCTCAGTTTTCTGTAAGGACATGTGGCTATGTGTCTCTGAAAGTAATGATCTCTCGGCAAGAGGCCTATCAGTTATTttgctttgtcaaaatgtctaATATTTATCTGAATTCAGCTGTTCAATCGAAATGAGCTGTAATATAGAGTTCTTAGAAATAATATACAGCTAAATTTCATTCAGATTTGAGCATATTCATGAATATTTATCTAATAATTAATGACTAACAAGAGAAATGTAGTGCTGTAgtgccccttacagatttcttctatttttgttttttcagtacATGGGTACtgtaaaaaacaatacaatggGTACAAAATGTTTACTTACAGGTATAAAATTGAAGTAGGAAAGGACAAAAAGTATGGATATGAAATATGGGTACGATTTGGCTAAGGGGCAAATTTACCCAGACCCTAAATTAGCCCAAAAAAGAGGGGAAATAATAACGGAGGAATCaaaggtgtttatttttatatctgtGTCAGGTCCTGAGAAAGTCTCCCTAGTGTGGGAAGAAGACATGCAGTTGCACTCGCAGTACCTGGAAAGAAAGGTGACCAGtaatgttgttaaaaaaaaaagcttattttCTACTTATTCAAAGCCAGTTAAGCTAAATACCAAAATCCTTcccaaaaatgtaaacatcagAGTATTAATTGTGTGCCTGTATCTCATTGTGGCAGGACAAACTGAAGGCAGAACATGCTTCATACCTAAGGGAGCAGCCAGAGATCCGAGCCCTCCTCTCCGAATTTATGCAGGACTTGCTAATTATGAAACCGGACAACATCTACCAGTTTGCTCGAGaatatttcctttctttttcctcCAGCCGTTCCTCAGACTCTAATCTGAAAACCCGCTCAACCTGAAACACTTCAGCAGGCATCGCCCATACCTAAAAGCATTGTCTTGTTACTTGATGCTCATTCgacactttaatgtttttcattgtcATTTTTTGAGTTTACCTTATTTATAAAGATCATATGATATATATGAGAATTTAGGGGTAttaagggaaacattagaattgCAGTCTTGGTCATCTTTCCAGAAATGTAATGGTTTGGAATTAActagtttatttaaaatactaTTGAAGGTTGGTTAGGCCTGAGCTGTTCATGTCTGGGAAAAGCACACACAGAACTAGAATAGACTCCTGCACTGGCTTCTTAAAGATGTATAAACAGTAGTCCACTATCTTGTGAGTGGCACATCTTCTGAATAAAAGAGGAACTAAAAATGTCCATTCACCTTATCTGAATAAATTTGTTATAGACAAAATAATCCTTATTTTAGTATGAGAGCGATGACAACCACAGACAAATACCATAGacaaatatatatctatagatatatatatatctatagatatatatatctatagatatatatatctatagatatatatatctatagatatatatatctatagatatatatatatatctatagatatatagatcTATAGATATAGATCTATATACTCGGatagatctatatatatatatatctatatatagatacatCTATATCGATATTGATCGATATAGATCTAGATAGATCTATCTATAGatagatctatctatctatcgatctatctatagatagatagatctatctatatctatctatctatagatagatctatctatctatagatagatctatatctatctatctatagatagatagatctatctatatctatctatctatagatatatatatatctatatctatctatctatagatatatatatatctatatctatatatatagatatagatatatatatatatgtgtgtgtgtgtgtgtgtgtatacatgtACTCCAACCAGATTtagatgtaaaattattttcagtcaggAAGTTGTGTATGACACCAGGATCTCTCAAAAGATGAAACAGTGTACAAgtggttttttgtttgtttttatttacattttaacaaaataaaattgcagATCTTTATGTTAACCCTTCTTAATAATCAGTGGAAAAGCCTTTATTGGCATAACAACAATCAAACCCCTCTAACTGCTGACcaactttttgcatgtttccactggaatTTTGACAATTTGTCTTAGATGATGAGCTCCAAGCCTTTGACAATGGAAGGCCTTTTTGCTATCACTCTAATTTTTAGCTCTCTCTACAGATTCTTTGTGAGATTCAAGTTGGCACTCTGGCTggaccactccaaaacatttttgtttccagtcggaagaaacatgttggtaaagtTTGAAGGCGACGGAAAGTCTTTTAGATATTTTGTGTTGGATGGCTTTGTTAGGTAATATACCTACTTACATATTTccatttaaaacctttatttttcttatttggtttttatttcagatataggtacagaaaatattttaacccTTAAAAAAGCTTGTGCATAAGACTATGAACCACTAAATATGATCCACTGATTTCTTGATAAATGGCATGCTACTGTGGAACGTCTTGTTAGATAACATTGGAACTGTTTCCACCTTGACAAGCTCAATGAAACCATCTTGGCTAATGTTACAACCCCACTCGGTCTAGGGGTAGGGCGAAGTAAACATTCAAACCAGGTGTTGTTGGTTTTATGAaagaaagagtaatttatttcttttttagttcagtttacgttatttttaacaaaacaaacaaaaggaggataCTTAAAGTACAAactgtatgaaaataaagaaataagggGTAAAACCCCAAAATACGCAATGacaataaatttaacaaaatacacaaccatcagtaatttaactaaaaataatcccccaAAAGGAGGGACAAACTAATTCAACAGTTTCCTAAATCAAAATTGTCCTTGCtaacaacaagcaaacaaacaaatcaagacaaagcccaatcaactttaaagagactcctctgagccaagatggagtcatcaagcaggtgagcacacaaaaataaccaagcttcCCAACAAGCAGGTTAGCATACAAAATAACCAAGCTTCAAAGTTTAACAACACCAAAGTCAGAAGTGGCGAGCTGTTCTGTCCAAATACCAGCTGCCtttagtggcaggtgcagagagtttatataatGTAGTCCCTTCAATGATTGGCGGCGAATTCggaagaaccaggaaatgaatagtccaacatgaactcccggagacgtccagcaggaggagtgcagaGCGCGCAGGGAGATCCGAGTCCGTCAGGAACAGCAAAGAAGAGTATATCCAGCGAAGAAGAAATCCGATCAGAAACAGCTGTACCAATAGCACGGAGGAAAACAGCACTTTTCAGCGACATCGGCTGGCCAATCTGTTgatgatggtacaaaacaaaacacacacatacggcCACCAGTCGTAACAGCTAGATAAAGGCTTTATTATGAACTAGATTTAACCCACACAGCTTGAATTAAAACCTTTATACAGGATTTTAGCTCTCCACCAAATGCCACTCACAATATGGCGGCGATCTTGCCGCATTATCTGGACGTTCGCTCAGATGTTTTCTCTATGCAAACCAGAAGAAGCTCAAAGAGAACCATCAGAATTGAAGAAGCGGGAAGTGTTTAAGTAAATGTTATGAAAGTCTGCATCCTAACTTTAACAGACAGGTTTGGAAAAGCGTCGCATAGTTTTAAAAGCGCAGCAGCAGCCACTCGGAAGTAAACAAAAATGACGCTCTCCCTATTTTGTCATAGGGACGTGAAGACATGCGCTCATTTCCTCTGAAAGTGAAACAAAGGGCGGTAAGCCGTTTCAATAACACCCTGCttgtgaatttgtttttggctttaagAAGAAACTCCAGACCAAGTTACGTGAACCGCTgggactttttttttccattacgACGCTTTTCTCCGACGCTGTCAGTCGTCGGTTTCAGTGAGTATATCAAACTTTCATAGTTCAGAAACTTCGCGGCCGCAGATAGCCTATCGTTCTATTGGATCTAAACCAAATGTTCCACCATAACGCCATATTGGTTATTAATAAATTAGGCCATGTCACGCAGTCGCACTCAGCCTAAAGTACAAACATTTTCagtcattaaaatatttcttgttGGTAAGAACAAACAATTTGAAGTGTATGTTTAATGACGCCATTACGACCTATATGCATGGCATTTCAAGCAGGAAGTAAAATCTCACCAAATAGGCCACTTGTATAACTGTTACCGTATATTTGCTGTTCTATGtatgaaataaatttagatttcattaatattttagGAAAACATTCTAAGGGATATTAAAAGTACCAATTAATCCAAAATTTTAGGATTTGCGCTCGGAGAAGTGTTTGGACAATATAATTGCTTTTCTTTGCTCTCAAAACTCCATGACAAAATAAGCTATTACGTCATTGGaggcagtttttaaagaaatttataGTTTTAAATTCGGATTGGACAAAATTTTGAAGCTCATCTGAGTTTGAAGTTTTGGTGAGGgctaaaaatgtatataatacTTTTGTTTTCAGGATTAAATCTGACCAAAACCGGAGAAATATAGTGTAGAGTTCgattaatttaaaaagtatatatatttttttatgtaggaTAGGAGGAACTCAAGCTGAGGAGTGTAACACTTTAGTGAGACGATAAGATTTAAAGAACTGTAGTTAAGGAGAGGAGTGAGCATAGTTTCTGTAAGTACAACCTTTGTCACAGTATGGCTAAACCTGCTTTACTAGGGTTTGTTTAatatcagaaaatgttttaaagatttaatataggaaattactttttaatcAGTCATGAACTACATTTTTCAGAGTTCTTTATTCAGGCTactaatgataaaataaataaaacaaaaacccagcCTATAGACCCAGGACGGGTATAACATGTTCTAGGTTACTCCAAattaaaattacttaaaaatatatacTAATATATGAAAATCCAACTATTTCAAGCTCCCAATCCTAGAGGATCCTAACAATGCATCTGCTGATACAAAAAAGGAACAATGTGCAGTTTGAGAATCTGaaggcaggttttttttttttatttgagatgCACCAGTTATTTGGAGATATCAGATTCAGTCAGTTTTTCCTTGATCAAGTAGGATCAGTGATCTGCAGGTGAAATTcctaaaaatctattttttatctACTATTCCTTACTTGCAACACAACTAAGAACTCTCATTTTCAGTCTATGAACTCATCAACAAACGTACTATGATGCACTTTTTAGAGTTCAGTAATAATCAGATAAAGGTTACAGACACGCTTTAATGCGTAAATGGGAATAATATGGACATTTTAATCTGGATTCAGAATAACTCATTTATGCCCATTGCGAGGATCTTCTGCCTTTAGAGtctgtccaactggctaaatattacacTAACATGTAAAAAGCCAGTTCATAACACCTGGAATACAATAGCTAATAATTATTGCactccaagcagtcctttgcaaaatgaatattgcacacattgatatATTTGTGACATATTGTCCAGTCCTACTCTTTTAAATAGCCTAAAGCACATTTTCTCTAGATATTATGGTCCATAGAAACAAAAATCCTAATTGGTAAAAACTGGAGCCACCAGTTTTAACCAAACTGGTGGTCAAAACCACCaaaagttttaaagtttttttgtggCTTTCTTGTGATGTTTATCCCCAGGAGCTCTAAGCAGAGCACTAACAGGCCTGGGGCTGGTCGGAGGAGATGGACAGGGTGCGACTGTCCCGGATTGACGAGGAGCTGGATTCTGCTGAGGTGGCGGAGCTGTGCTTCCTGTGTAGCGATGTTATCAACAGAAAGCGCCTCGAGGGGGTGAGTACCACATGTTAAGgtttcttttgtgtctctgaaGTAACTCCCCTCAGCATCCATTtagcatctgttttttttttttttttgtcatcttaCAGATCAAGGATGCAAAGGAGCTGTTCATCAGACTGGAGGAGAaaggtttgctagagaacagtTCCTTCCTCTATTATCTGCTCCACACTATCCATCGAGCAGATCTTCTCCACCTGCTGGAGAGTGACAGCAGACAAGTGGAGGAAACGGACGCCAGTCCTTTCCGGTCTGAATACAGGTAACATAGGCATAGAGTTCTCAGGCCtttacattaatttaaaaatataaaatactgaaGTTCACCATGTATCCAGATATTTATACTGTGGACAGGAATATTGAAATACAAGAATTTGGAAGCAAGGACACAAAGAAGGTGGAAGGGAAAGGACACTAGTAAGGGTATAAGGAAAGAATGAAGGAACAAAGATTTAGACAGTGGAGTATCGAATAATGTCTGGAAATGTCAATAATTTTCTGAACTactttttacaaaaatgctgaaatttaattgcagacttttccagactgcagAAGAGCCCTGGACGTTGTTAAGGTTGCTTAGAATACACTAACACTGTGCTAAAGGTACATTGAGAGCACAATTGAGAATAAAAAATTGAGAAAATCATTTGTCTTAGATTGTTCATTTCACCTCCACATTTGATCAATTTCCTTAACACTGTGAATGCAAACCCTCCTTTGGGCCACACTGTAGGCCAGCGTCCTCACCTGATGCAACCTCAAGCAATCAGTGGACTTCCCACTGACACGTTTTCTTACTCTTCTGGTTTCtagacaaaatacattttattcaaactTTGCACACCATCTCTGAAGTTATGTTgctctgacaaaaacaaaacaattctcCTCTTTCATCTTCAGGTTTACAGAGATGGTGAACAAATGACCTTTGAGTACAGTTGTAGTGCTCCAGATATGTTCTGTCTGTCCTGGTCCAGAGGTGTACATGTTTCTACTTCTAAAAACTAGTCGGATtaatatctttttttgtttgttttatttggtcAGACATCTTAATACTTTCTTTTTAAGTAATAACCCAAAGTAAACTTACTAATTATTCCTTGATTCTGTGACATTTTACAGCAATAAAAAATGATGCACAACAGATTTTTAccttagcaaaaaaaaaaaaactacatatcAGTGTTAAATTAACTAATCTCAATGAGAAGTTGATTGAAATGTTATGTCAACTTGTTGTTACAGCTGAATAAGTAGTAATGTACAAttaatttgtatgttttcactGTAAGGTTGATGCTGTACAGAATCCATGAAGATTTGACTGTAGAGAATCTGGAAAAGATGAAGTTTCTACTCAAAGATAAGATGGCCAGGCGACACCTGGAGATGAGCAGTGTAAGAAAACACACCCGCAAACCTTGAGCATCAACTTACCACTCTTGTCATGCAGCATAGCAAATGATGATATCATAGCACCACTTTTCActtcagtaaaatattttatacattaGCAGCCATCTTGTGAATGAAGACAGCATTCCAGCAGACCCATGTGATTGAAAATGTTGGGATTACTCTAATTAGGGAGAAACTTCCTATTAAAATAACATAGTATATACAAATGAAATATACACCTACTCAATGTAAACGGCAGCAGCGCCTTCAGGGTTGAGATCAATACAAACTCCTTAAGAACAGAGAGGTTCATTATAGTACTCTGGGGAGAGACGTTCTTTCTGGGGAGGACATTGCTAACTTTGCAAGAACTCAAGAGCAGAACTCTTCAGAAGTCCTCATAGATCCTTCCCACGGCTGTATTTCAGTGCTGTAACCATGTCCATTTCAAAATTCCTGACCAATTACAAACTATTCTTTGGACACCACACAAAAAAAGGTTCTGCCCAAAAAATGCAGCAAGAAAAGAACGTATCCGTTGAAGAGAGAACAAATTTCTCTGATCTGTGGGAGTgggttttggttatttttttccCGCCCTTTTCCTGACTGATGCCTTTGTACAGAAAGATTATTTTGATAATAAGAGATGAAAATGAgcaaatgtcaggaaaatcctAGCAGGGAAGTTTGTTTCCAGTTTAGCAGCTTCACAACAACTGACTTATGCAAGCAAATTATTGCAAATGTTTTACACTTTTCTTTCTTCCAActatcagatttgtttttcagttaaactGTGCGAGATATATTTCTCATTAAaggaggaaaacattttgaaatgatttatcatggtcTTAGTATTTTTGGTCTTAAAAGCCAGGAATTTTAacaggggtttgaatacttttaagAGCTGTTGTGTACTTACTGCCCCCTCCTGTCTTGTTTATGTCTTGCTCTTTAGATGTCTCCTCTGACATCAATAggagtttgttgtttttatataattttagaAATCAGTAAAAATATTCCTCTCTCTGACGATTACAGACAGCTTTGAATGTGTTTGCTGAAATGGAGAAGGCATGTCTGATCTCTAGCAGCAACGTTGATATGATCCACACGCTCCTGCTTGAGTTTGACCAACAGCTGGCGACGACTGTGCAAGACTACATGTTCAGTCTAACACTCCCTACCACAGGTAAACATCTGTGCTGTGACAGAAGtttgtgataaagtttgttAGTTTTAACCCAGAGTTTGTAGTCTAATTCCTCTAAGTAAAAGGCGCTATGTGGTGAAGTGCAAATAACATactggtttttttttactttttgaagccCGTCCGAATGAACAATTACGACTTCCTAGGGGCAGCAGTGAGCAACAGGTTTGTCTGTGTTTGAGCATGCATTCTGCGAAATTATTCCTGTAATTCATCAGCTATCTCACCCTGCAACTGTTTTCCTCCGACAGAAGCCGCATGACAACCATTCCTCTGTACAACCATCTTTGTCCCTGAGTGAGACTAAGACCTACCTCAGTAAGCCTCCCCTTTCCAAAGCTTCGTTCGCTGTAGAAACTGTCAGCCACTTTAAATGGCTTTAATGTCCCTGAACGTTTCAAAAAAATAATCGTTCGTATTACCATCTTTTATACCGAAAGGTGCATGTTACTTATGAATGTAAGAcatatttagtggtaaatgcaactcaatatagaacatttgtgtatctgtattTGTGTACCTGAACCTGGCCCGGGCTCATGGCTGACCCTGAGTAACCCCGGCCCGGACCCCGATCGCCcgccccgaccccagtcccccAACCACCCAAccatggtgtaggggttaagcgcgcgaccatgtgcagaggctatagtcctcgatgcggctgtcccaggttcgagtcccagacccgGTGACCTTTGcagaatgtctccccctctctctttgcACTCTTTCCTGTCAAcctactgttgaaaaaaatgaaaaataaaggcctctacagcctttattaaaaaaaaaaggaactaaTCAACATGTCATCTAAGGGGTTGACAGAGATAACAGTACCTCTGAGtccgtttaaaaaatcaaatataCTATGAACCAGTCATCTCAGGAGCACCAAAGAAATTTAAAACCTGCAGCtaaattctgatttatttttctgtcagaagtaaaaggaaagagggaaaaaggTAGGAATAGATGAGGTCTCAGTTTTCAGAACCTTCAAGCAGCTCTCACTGAAAGAGTTTCTACCGCAGCAAGACAGGAAAGATAGTGTCTTAGTCTGTCATTTGGAGCCTCCACAAACACGGCGAATGTTTTCATCTCCCTCGGGTCTGGGGAAAATTCAGCTCTAACATAGAGGCACTCTACCAGAATTTATGTTCATGCTATAAGGCAATGGTTTTCTCCTAGCACCAGGGCTTTAGGGTTCCAGAGATTCCTAATTTGGCTCAGAAAGCAACCAAATTGCTGATACTCGGGGAAAAGCAACTTTGTGCCTCTGTAAGGTAGGCTGAGCTCCACTGTGTGGTCtttgagagagagaaaaaagcacTACTAGAATATTGCAGAAAATGTACTCagaaaaaatgcaaatgtaGTTTACAttgcagataaaaaatatttaacacaaCCAAATTAAAGTTAGATCTGAAATTTTGGAAGGAATTACTTTCTCTTGACAGACaaaagttttaacttttctgaTTCTCTCTCACTGAACTCACTCTGAGATTCAACTCATCCAGTCAAGAGCAGACTTTTGGTGTAACAGGTACCAACA
This genomic interval from Girardinichthys multiradiatus isolate DD_20200921_A chromosome 6, DD_fGirMul_XY1, whole genome shotgun sequence contains the following:
- the LOC124869549 gene encoding ciliogenesis-associated TTC17-interacting protein isoform X1, producing the protein MMDEGKTAGAPTVTEESKRDEDLKASDEAVAFMASIEPEELQRCVFPESLVPMSDGGRVLGEFSVSVEFTRRVLQPCLLLHAQSHGAIDGSPCGTTVTAYLTVDLEVLEEDYHEYIKLDNHSVEKRCHMVQHDRQMMINKCTTVGEEMTKECVSYPMSALRGLVTEGSSLLLMRLMALRKKVPENMIFIILDQCLHINQTTFSELGVKRIEVCGEVFGVQRMVGSVKASSSTWQCYFLDDGRLASRKQVGSPVTMKLLQQPAKTDKGPEKVSLVWEEDMQLHSQYLERKDKLKAEHASYLREQPEIRALLSEFMQDLLIMKPDNIYQFAREYFLSFSSSRSSDSNLKTRST
- the LOC124869549 gene encoding ciliogenesis-associated TTC17-interacting protein isoform X2, producing the protein MMDEGKTAGAPTVTEESKRDEDLKASDEAVAFMASIEPEELQRCVFPESLVPMSDGGRVLGEFSVSVEFTRRVLQPCLLLHAQSHGAIDGSPCGTTVTAYLTVDLEVLEEDYHEYIKLDNHSVEKRCHMVQHDRQMMINKCTTVGEEMTKECVSYPMSALRGLVTEGSSLLLMRLMALRKKSELGVKRIEVCGEVFGVQRMVGSVKASSSTWQCYFLDDGRLASRKQVGSPVTMKLLQQPAKTDKGPEKVSLVWEEDMQLHSQYLERKDKLKAEHASYLREQPEIRALLSEFMQDLLIMKPDNIYQFAREYFLSFSSSRSSDSNLKTRST
- the LOC124869549 gene encoding ciliogenesis-associated TTC17-interacting protein isoform X3, giving the protein MSDGGRVLGEFSVSVEFTRRVLQPCLLLHAQSHGAIDGSPCGTTVTAYLTVDLEVLEEDYHEYIKLDNHSVEKRCHMVQHDRQMMINKCTTVGEEMTKECVSYPMSALRGLVTEGSSLLLMRLMALRKKVPENMIFIILDQCLHINQTTFSELGVKRIEVCGEVFGVQRMVGSVKASSSTWQCYFLDDGRLASRKQVGSPVTMKLLQQPAKTDKGPEKVSLVWEEDMQLHSQYLERKDKLKAEHASYLREQPEIRALLSEFMQDLLIMKPDNIYQFAREYFLSFSSSRSSDSNLKTRST